A region from the uncultured Draconibacterium sp. genome encodes:
- a CDS encoding putative glycoside hydrolase: protein MSFVKNSNSKMKLNRFCLTLNLLFIMLAFSSFGQKETELIVSDGTVYNPKAYYPKFTWATTPMYYHFGDIDRVLKPEEVNFIADRTDFICIEKSHAYKQLGDQVLGTKHEVEAFHKIKPESKVMFYYNSYLAWPYPRFNKNFTPEGIAKNPELAKFLFVNPKTGKLREKTRPAFSYYFDALNPDFRKWWVESAAKGVEISGADGIFIDRMNVGIDMDYPNDKVAEIAKAKGEMMAALKKKMGPDKILIGNNAARTEEVFPHCDAFFFEHYNNTVTNKENLLEEWGDMERIAKAGKISIYRFGAKGKGRTDITIGETITDGMVEQSKKQLEYFLACYLIGAQPYSYFQYNWGWNLSDGNLVDYPELQKPLGAPKGAFKRVSPDGWEFTREFQHASVWVNTETKKAKITWR, encoded by the coding sequence ATGTCTTTTGTAAAAAATAGTAACTCAAAAATGAAGCTTAATCGATTTTGTCTCACACTTAATCTTTTATTTATAATGTTGGCTTTTAGTTCTTTCGGACAAAAAGAAACAGAATTAATAGTTAGCGACGGAACCGTTTATAATCCAAAGGCATATTACCCAAAATTTACCTGGGCGACTACCCCAATGTATTATCATTTCGGAGATATCGATCGGGTTTTAAAACCTGAAGAAGTTAATTTTATTGCAGATAGAACAGATTTTATTTGTATTGAAAAATCACATGCATACAAGCAACTTGGAGATCAGGTATTGGGCACAAAGCACGAAGTGGAAGCGTTTCATAAAATCAAGCCAGAGTCTAAAGTAATGTTCTATTATAATTCGTATTTGGCATGGCCTTATCCTCGGTTTAATAAAAATTTTACTCCGGAGGGCATTGCTAAAAACCCCGAATTAGCCAAATTCCTGTTTGTCAATCCAAAGACTGGAAAATTAAGGGAAAAAACCAGGCCGGCATTTTCATACTATTTTGATGCTTTAAATCCAGATTTCCGTAAATGGTGGGTTGAATCTGCTGCCAAAGGTGTTGAAATATCAGGTGCCGATGGTATTTTTATTGATCGTATGAATGTGGGCATAGATATGGATTACCCGAATGATAAGGTAGCTGAAATAGCAAAAGCCAAAGGCGAAATGATGGCTGCGTTAAAAAAGAAAATGGGGCCTGATAAAATATTAATTGGAAACAACGCTGCCAGAACCGAAGAAGTTTTTCCTCATTGCGATGCTTTCTTTTTCGAACATTACAATAATACCGTTACCAATAAAGAAAATTTACTTGAAGAATGGGGCGATATGGAACGAATTGCCAAAGCAGGTAAAATATCAATTTACCGTTTTGGGGCTAAAGGTAAAGGACGAACCGATATTACAATTGGTGAAACGATTACAGATGGAATGGTAGAACAGTCAAAGAAACAGTTGGAGTATTTTCTGGCCTGTTACCTGATTGGGGCGCAACCTTATTCCTATTTTCAATACAACTGGGGCTGGAATTTGTCCGACGGGAATTTAGTAGACTATCCGGAATTACAAAAACCTCTTGGAGCGCCCAAAGGAGCCTTCAAGCGTGTATCCCCCGATGGTTGGGAATTTACGCGTGAGTTTCAGCATGCAAGTGTTTGGGTGAACACGGAAACTAAAAAAGCTAAAATAACCTGGCGATAA
- a CDS encoding glycoside hydrolase family 97 N-terminal domain-containing protein produces MKLRRICYLLSITLIVSACNSQNEIIVQSPNGQKKLTVFPTSETTESGQITFSVKYDDRQIILPSVLEIKSQDIDFSTPFSVKNVVEKAVQNQWTTNLGERSTIPDNYNEVKIYLESETAKLNLICRAYNEGVAFAYEIPAQNNLSEIKIDDELITYQFAQDYPVWSTPERKPRKLTAQGEIRKIPLSELKVGCERPLLVEIADDVKIALAEARLVDYARLSFDAGKQLENSIVSSLDGKIIDTKQDLVSGAVENERSEGAKVEMKLPFKSPWRVVMMGESYGELLENNYILQNLNPPSEIEDESWITPGKVLREGTLTTQGGKAAIDFVASHNMQYVHFDAGWYGNEMDNASDATTVTLDPKRSKGPFDIEAITAYAKEKGVKVMLYVNRRALEKQLDDILPLFQEWGIAGIKYGFVRVGDQHATTWMHEAVKKTAAHKMVIDIHDEYRPTGFSRTYPNLLTQEGIRGDEESVPNSHTLITMFTRSLAGAADNTVCYYNSRVEKMGSHASQLAKTVCIFSPLQFLYWYDKAPAAPVKDDALWGDTNTIGNEPELEFFNNVPTVWDETKVLVGEIGEIGVIARRKGNDWWIGGINGETDRTVDVDFSFLTEGKNYLAKIYTDDETVETRTRVKIEEKELNAASSMSFDVKANNGFTMHIKAVN; encoded by the coding sequence ATGAAATTAAGAAGAATCTGTTATTTACTATCAATCACACTAATAGTATCGGCTTGTAATTCGCAAAACGAAATTATAGTGCAATCTCCCAATGGACAGAAAAAGTTGACCGTTTTTCCAACATCCGAAACAACAGAAAGTGGACAAATCACATTTTCGGTAAAATATGACGACCGCCAAATTATCCTGCCGTCAGTACTCGAAATCAAATCGCAGGACATCGATTTTAGTACGCCATTTTCTGTGAAAAATGTGGTAGAAAAAGCGGTTCAAAATCAGTGGACAACCAATCTGGGCGAAAGGAGCACCATTCCTGATAACTACAACGAAGTAAAAATTTATTTGGAAAGCGAAACGGCAAAACTTAATTTGATTTGTCGTGCCTATAACGAAGGTGTTGCATTTGCCTACGAAATTCCGGCTCAAAATAATCTTTCTGAAATAAAAATAGATGATGAGCTGATTACTTACCAGTTTGCCCAAGATTACCCGGTTTGGTCAACTCCGGAACGAAAACCCAGAAAGTTAACGGCTCAGGGAGAGATTAGAAAAATTCCATTGTCGGAACTAAAAGTAGGTTGCGAAAGACCATTACTTGTGGAAATTGCAGATGATGTTAAAATTGCACTGGCCGAAGCCCGTTTGGTGGATTATGCTCGTTTGAGTTTTGATGCGGGTAAGCAGCTCGAAAACAGCATCGTTTCTAGTTTGGATGGAAAAATAATAGACACCAAACAAGACCTGGTAAGCGGTGCGGTTGAAAATGAACGTAGCGAAGGTGCCAAAGTTGAAATGAAGCTTCCATTTAAATCACCGTGGCGTGTGGTAATGATGGGAGAAAGTTATGGCGAGTTACTGGAAAACAATTACATTCTTCAAAACTTAAATCCTCCAAGCGAAATTGAGGATGAATCGTGGATTACACCCGGTAAAGTTTTGCGCGAAGGAACACTAACAACGCAGGGAGGGAAGGCCGCCATCGATTTTGTGGCCAGCCACAACATGCAATATGTGCATTTCGATGCCGGCTGGTACGGAAACGAAATGGATAATGCATCCGATGCAACAACTGTAACCCTCGATCCAAAACGTTCGAAAGGGCCTTTCGATATCGAAGCTATTACGGCCTATGCCAAAGAAAAAGGCGTAAAAGTAATGTTGTATGTCAACCGTCGCGCGCTGGAGAAACAATTAGACGATATTTTGCCATTGTTTCAGGAATGGGGCATTGCCGGTATTAAATACGGTTTTGTGCGGGTTGGCGATCAACATGCAACTACCTGGATGCACGAAGCTGTGAAAAAAACGGCTGCCCACAAAATGGTGATAGATATACACGACGAATACCGTCCAACAGGTTTTTCAAGAACCTATCCCAATCTTTTGACCCAGGAAGGCATTCGTGGCGATGAAGAATCCGTACCAAACAGCCACACGCTAATTACCATGTTTACCCGTTCGCTGGCCGGAGCTGCCGACAACACGGTTTGCTATTACAACAGTCGTGTGGAGAAAATGGGCTCGCACGCCTCGCAGCTCGCAAAAACGGTTTGTATTTTTAGCCCACTTCAGTTTTTGTATTGGTACGATAAAGCACCTGCAGCGCCGGTAAAAGACGATGCACTTTGGGGCGACACAAATACCATCGGTAACGAACCTGAGTTGGAATTTTTTAACAATGTGCCTACTGTTTGGGACGAAACTAAAGTGCTGGTTGGCGAAATTGGCGAAATAGGTGTAATTGCCCGTCGTAAAGGAAACGACTGGTGGATTGGCGGAATAAACGGCGAAACTGACCGTACAGTTGATGTTGACTTTTCATTTTTAACAGAAGGTAAAAACTATTTAGCCAAAATATACACCGACGATGAAACGGTAGAAACACGCACTCGTGTTAAAATTGAAGAGAAAGAATTGAATGCAGCTAGTTCCATGTCATTTGATGTAAAAGCAAATAATGGTTTTACCATGCATATTAAAGCAGTAAACTAA
- a CDS encoding sulfatase-like hydrolase/transferase, which produces MKHIQQIVFLFLAFTIPFETYAKSQDKPNIIFLMTDDQRWDNMGCYGRSEFNTPNIDKLAEQGVIFDKAYYAVAICMPSRVTMMTGRYNSNHRVGFVAPDDYTLSQAVFEKGYPALLKNAGYRTGFIGKVGFTVTVEATRPSTPKEHFYKKHMGEIFDFFAGTETHDRNGMVTWSEDNEALEAIFKEGRENSGRTLRTGEAMLRFLDTQPDDQPFCLSVSFYAVKHDNNRDVYMPHFEYYKDFNMSVPENWEEDNTDDLPKVVVENARGVRLHAQRTSTPELYQRQVRRFATQAYSVDEQVGLLLEKLKEKEMLENTIIIYTSDNGRFQGSHGLFDKCLLYEESVKAPLIVYDGRVPEHKRGYREDALISSVDMAPTILSLAGIEVPEGVQGRDFSGVLDKTQDMSQWRDAVFMEDLFLVDMFQERYKQNVDEINQKLIDENKSYRSHGIRTDRYKYFVYYEHDPKIEELFDLEHDPLEQNNLANSSAHSELLKKLRKQTEELYREAIR; this is translated from the coding sequence ATGAAACATATTCAACAAATAGTATTCTTGTTTTTGGCATTTACCATCCCATTTGAAACCTATGCCAAGTCACAAGACAAACCCAACATCATTTTTTTAATGACCGACGACCAGCGTTGGGATAACATGGGCTGTTATGGTAGGTCCGAGTTCAACACTCCCAATATCGATAAATTGGCAGAGCAGGGTGTTATTTTCGACAAGGCATATTATGCCGTCGCAATATGTATGCCTAGTCGCGTAACCATGATGACGGGGCGTTACAATTCGAATCACCGTGTTGGATTTGTGGCTCCCGACGACTATACCTTGTCGCAAGCTGTTTTTGAAAAGGGCTATCCCGCTTTATTAAAAAATGCAGGTTACCGTACTGGTTTTATCGGTAAAGTTGGCTTTACCGTTACCGTAGAAGCAACGAGGCCAAGTACTCCCAAAGAACATTTCTACAAAAAACACATGGGTGAAATCTTCGATTTTTTTGCAGGCACCGAAACCCATGATAGAAATGGCATGGTTACCTGGTCGGAAGATAATGAAGCTCTGGAAGCAATTTTTAAAGAGGGACGTGAAAATTCGGGACGAACTCTACGAACCGGTGAAGCCATGTTGCGCTTTTTAGATACGCAACCTGATGATCAACCGTTCTGCCTTTCAGTAAGTTTTTATGCGGTTAAGCACGACAATAACAGAGATGTTTATATGCCGCATTTCGAGTACTACAAAGATTTTAATATGTCGGTGCCTGAAAATTGGGAGGAAGACAATACCGATGATTTACCAAAAGTGGTGGTCGAAAATGCCCGGGGGGTGCGTTTACATGCCCAGCGTACATCAACACCCGAACTTTATCAGCGCCAGGTCCGTAGGTTTGCAACACAAGCCTATTCTGTAGACGAGCAAGTTGGACTATTGCTTGAAAAGTTGAAAGAAAAAGAAATGTTGGAAAATACCATCATTATCTACACCAGCGATAACGGGCGTTTTCAGGGCTCACACGGACTTTTTGATAAGTGTTTACTATACGAAGAATCGGTGAAAGCACCTCTGATTGTATACGATGGTCGTGTTCCCGAACATAAACGTGGGTATAGAGAAGATGCTTTAATCTCATCGGTTGATATGGCACCAACGATTCTCTCGCTTGCCGGAATTGAAGTACCAGAAGGTGTTCAGGGCAGAGATTTTAGTGGAGTTTTGGATAAAACGCAAGATATGAGCCAATGGCGCGATGCTGTTTTTATGGAGGACCTCTTTTTGGTGGATATGTTTCAAGAACGATACAAGCAAAATGTAGATGAAATTAACCAAAAGCTGATTGACGAAAACAAATCTTATCGCAGTCATGGCATACGAACCGATCGGTACAAATATTTTGTGTACTATGAGCACGATCCTAAAATTGAGGAATTATTCGATTTGGAGCACGACCCATTAGAACAGAATAACTTAGCAAACAGTTCGGCGCATTCAGAGCTTTTAAAGAAGTTGCGTAAGCAGACTGAGGAACTGTATCGGGAGGCTATTCGATAA